A window from Dehalobacter sp. DCA encodes these proteins:
- the rpe gene encoding ribulose-phosphate 3-epimerase, giving the protein MALTIAPSILSANFARLGEDVSLVENAGIDMLHIDIMDGHFVPNISIGPAVVGSLRKVSALEFDVHLMIEHPEKYVEDFVKAGADSITIHAEATRHLHRVIQLIKSLGANVGVALNPATPLEMLTYVLQELDVVLLMTVNPGFGGQKFIQEVLPKIVALSEILKEVNPLCRIEVDGGINVETARLVSKAGAEILVAGAAVFSSPDPQQAICDILEAAKEEQRDNKNKRFRGKIKQ; this is encoded by the coding sequence ATGGCTTTGACGATTGCCCCATCGATACTGTCTGCCAATTTTGCCAGATTGGGAGAGGACGTCAGTCTTGTTGAAAATGCGGGGATTGATATGCTGCATATAGATATTATGGATGGACATTTTGTTCCGAATATCTCGATAGGGCCTGCCGTTGTTGGATCGCTCCGCAAGGTCTCCGCGCTGGAGTTTGATGTTCATCTGATGATTGAACATCCTGAAAAGTATGTTGAAGATTTTGTGAAGGCAGGTGCCGACTCGATCACGATTCATGCTGAGGCGACCAGGCACCTTCACCGGGTCATCCAGCTGATCAAATCTCTGGGGGCGAATGTGGGCGTTGCACTGAACCCTGCAACCCCGCTGGAAATGCTGACATATGTTTTGCAGGAACTTGATGTTGTGTTGCTGATGACTGTGAACCCTGGTTTTGGCGGCCAAAAGTTTATTCAGGAAGTCTTGCCGAAAATCGTAGCGCTGTCGGAGATTCTGAAGGAAGTGAACCCGCTTTGCCGTATTGAGGTGGATGGCGGAATCAATGTTGAGACAGCCCGTCTGGTAAGCAAAGCCGGGGCCGAGATATTAGTAGCTGGTGCAGCTGTATTTAGTTCTCCGGATCCGCAACAGGCGATTTGTGATATCCTTGAAGCAGCCAAAGAGGAACAGCGTGATAACAAAAATAAAAGATTCCGGGGGAAGATCAAGCAATGA
- a CDS encoding IS1634 family transposase, giving the protein MKTIGNYERMLAEDPDIIAKLKAEAAELTRAKKETNAPLALSVTVMDITSPQDVVPSFRFGHALIKQLWSTMGLDAFFLANCGKRNATAVGQALFYLVAHRCADPCSIHASALEQNSYAGILSLGIDVLYDVLDVLSQQKEAIISHLADFFEKKTSRSGPEAYYDVTTYAFESTRWGELRMFGFSKDHKNNEVQVVMGLLLDNNGIPITYELFPGNTMDQCTLTRSVEKLKSLYRLEKITVVADRGLNSGSNLEYLCKGGHDFVISYTLKRSPDSFKELVWNDEGWQDSVDLATGEITSRSKIVEQILEVKVPIDQDEESAEKKKRGRPRKYTIEKIPVKIHLTWSAKRANKDRSDRERVLEKLKKRLDKPYQLKAAVKRGCNQFLQMELDTEDWKLDEAKIEQAARYDGYYAVITNNLNLSTDEVSKIYGGLWKIEESFRILKTDLRARPVFVWNDEHIKGHFAMCFIALCILRYAQYLLEQSMGKSVSAAQIMEAIQDPLALVQGEYPNNIVTPTQVSQTYLDLASILKLTPLKTNMTLTKFRSCTKLDLTINLK; this is encoded by the coding sequence GTGAAGACGATTGGTAACTATGAACGAATGCTCGCTGAGGATCCGGACATTATTGCCAAGCTTAAGGCTGAAGCAGCTGAACTGACAAGGGCAAAGAAGGAAACGAACGCTCCTCTCGCTTTAAGCGTTACCGTTATGGACATCACATCACCTCAGGATGTTGTTCCTTCCTTCAGGTTCGGTCATGCGCTAATCAAACAGCTTTGGAGCACTATGGGGTTAGACGCCTTTTTTCTTGCTAATTGCGGAAAGCGCAATGCTACAGCTGTTGGACAAGCTCTATTCTACCTTGTCGCCCATCGCTGCGCAGATCCTTGCAGTATCCATGCGAGTGCATTGGAACAGAATTCCTATGCGGGTATCCTTTCTCTTGGGATCGATGTCCTTTACGATGTTCTTGATGTACTCTCCCAGCAGAAAGAGGCCATCATAAGCCACCTTGCTGACTTCTTTGAAAAGAAAACCAGCCGCAGTGGTCCTGAAGCATACTATGACGTCACAACGTACGCTTTTGAGAGCACCCGCTGGGGCGAATTACGAATGTTTGGCTTCTCGAAGGATCACAAAAATAACGAAGTTCAGGTGGTCATGGGGCTGCTTTTGGACAACAACGGCATACCCATAACGTATGAACTTTTTCCAGGCAACACGATGGATCAGTGTACTCTGACCCGATCGGTAGAGAAGCTTAAGAGTCTGTACAGGCTGGAAAAGATCACGGTGGTTGCCGACAGAGGACTCAACAGCGGCAGCAATCTTGAGTACCTCTGCAAGGGTGGGCACGACTTCGTCATCAGCTATACTTTAAAGCGTTCTCCTGACTCCTTTAAGGAACTTGTATGGAACGACGAAGGATGGCAAGATAGTGTGGACCTTGCCACAGGGGAGATAACCTCTCGTTCCAAGATCGTAGAGCAAATACTGGAGGTCAAGGTTCCCATAGATCAGGATGAGGAAAGTGCTGAAAAGAAAAAAAGAGGAAGGCCCAGGAAGTACACTATTGAAAAAATTCCCGTAAAGATACACTTAACCTGGTCGGCCAAACGGGCTAACAAAGACAGATCCGACAGGGAACGCGTACTAGAGAAGCTCAAGAAACGCCTTGACAAACCCTATCAGCTTAAGGCTGCAGTAAAACGGGGTTGCAATCAGTTTTTGCAGATGGAGCTTGACACAGAAGATTGGAAGCTGGATGAAGCAAAAATTGAGCAAGCCGCCCGCTATGATGGGTATTATGCGGTCATTACCAACAACCTGAACTTGAGCACAGATGAGGTTTCCAAGATATACGGAGGACTATGGAAGATCGAAGAGAGTTTTAGAATACTTAAGACTGACCTTAGAGCACGACCGGTTTTCGTATGGAATGACGAACATATTAAGGGGCACTTTGCCATGTGTTTCATCGCGTTATGCATACTCCGTTATGCACAGTACTTACTCGAACAATCAATGGGCAAGAGCGTTTCGGCCGCGCAAATCATGGAAGCAATACAGGACCCCCTTGCATTAGTTCAGGGAGAATACCCAAATAATATCGTTACCCCAACCCAAGTTTCCCAGACTTATCTCGATCTCGCATCGATACTCAAACTGACTCCTCTAAAGACAAACATGACACTGACCAAGTTCCGTTCATGCACAAAATTGGATCTAACAATAAACCTAAAATAA
- a CDS encoding DAK2 domain-containing protein, with translation MIRSGSRLLEQRKKEIDALNVFPVPDGDTGTNMNLTFKAASLAADKVTGNSVHEVASAASTGSLMGARGNSGVILSQIMRGIARGLEGLNEANALQMAHALQTGVESAYKAVMKPVEGTILTVSRETARGAYLKAKSGTTDILEVLRAGCEKGEEALARTPEMLPVLKQAGVVDAGGQGFLTILYGWISALEGKEIGYAEVQQEEVQIPAVSGIIAVGSLEFPYCTEFLMKGNGLDPDVIRQALLDKGDCLLVVGTEDVVKIHIHTRNPGLILDYAIKYGSLHEVQIHNMLAQNELAAHQAKNVPESSEAAYTGGLADTSSGAPADQAASAGTTEVKDYGIVAVAMGEGIAQIFTSLGVDEVVFGGQTMNPSTSDLAEAIRKVPARHIFLLPNNSNIIMAAGQVNELIEDKEIYVIPTKTIPQAIASLLAFNSDSLPEENVQNMTTAFRQVSSGEVTYAVRNSQYGELEIAEGDILGLIEGTIKTTGRDILDVAKNVLEEMNWREKDLVTIFYGKDMAEEDVSLLTDWLSEEKPEIEVEVYSGKQPLYYYILGVE, from the coding sequence ATGATAAGGTCGGGGTCTCGTCTGCTGGAGCAAAGGAAGAAGGAAATTGATGCTTTGAATGTATTTCCGGTCCCGGACGGGGATACGGGTACAAATATGAATTTGACATTCAAAGCAGCATCATTAGCAGCAGACAAGGTAACGGGCAATTCTGTGCATGAAGTCGCAAGTGCCGCTTCTACAGGTTCCCTGATGGGTGCCAGGGGGAATTCAGGTGTTATTTTGTCTCAGATCATGAGAGGGATTGCCAGGGGCTTGGAAGGTCTTAACGAAGCAAATGCTCTCCAGATGGCTCATGCGCTGCAAACGGGCGTTGAAAGCGCGTACAAGGCAGTAATGAAACCGGTCGAAGGAACAATTCTTACTGTATCCAGGGAGACTGCCCGGGGTGCATATCTTAAAGCAAAAAGCGGAACGACTGATATTTTGGAAGTTTTGAGGGCTGGTTGTGAAAAAGGTGAAGAGGCGCTGGCCAGGACGCCTGAGATGCTGCCTGTTCTGAAACAGGCAGGTGTGGTTGATGCCGGCGGTCAGGGCTTCCTGACTATTCTATACGGCTGGATCTCGGCTTTGGAAGGCAAGGAAATTGGTTACGCTGAGGTACAGCAGGAGGAGGTCCAGATTCCTGCGGTTTCAGGTATTATTGCCGTTGGAAGCCTGGAATTTCCATATTGTACTGAGTTTCTGATGAAAGGAAATGGCCTTGATCCCGATGTTATAAGACAGGCACTCCTGGACAAAGGTGACTGCTTGTTGGTCGTGGGCACGGAGGATGTGGTCAAGATCCATATTCACACCCGGAACCCCGGACTTATTTTGGATTATGCCATCAAATATGGTTCTCTGCATGAAGTTCAGATTCACAATATGCTTGCCCAGAATGAGCTGGCTGCCCATCAGGCTAAAAATGTGCCTGAAAGCAGTGAAGCTGCTTATACCGGCGGGCTCGCGGATACTTCATCAGGGGCTCCTGCAGACCAGGCGGCTTCGGCCGGGACAACAGAGGTCAAGGACTATGGGATCGTTGCCGTCGCCATGGGAGAAGGTATTGCCCAAATCTTCACCAGTCTGGGTGTCGATGAGGTTGTTTTCGGCGGTCAGACTATGAATCCGAGTACCAGTGATCTTGCCGAAGCGATTAGGAAAGTTCCCGCCCGCCATATTTTCCTTCTGCCGAACAACAGTAACATCATCATGGCGGCCGGTCAGGTCAACGAACTGATTGAAGACAAAGAAATCTACGTTATTCCGACTAAGACAATACCGCAGGCGATCGCTTCTTTACTTGCTTTCAATTCTGACAGCCTTCCGGAGGAAAACGTTCAAAATATGACAACGGCATTCAGACAGGTAAGTTCGGGAGAAGTAACTTATGCAGTCAGAAATTCGCAGTATGGCGAGCTGGAGATTGCCGAAGGGGATATTCTTGGCCTGATTGAGGGAACAATAAAGACGACAGGCAGAGATATTCTCGACGTTGCCAAAAATGTTCTGGAGGAAATGAATTGGCGCGAAAAGGATCTTGTCACCATTTTTTACGGTAAAGACATGGCTGAAGAAGATGTAAGCCTGCTTACGGACTGGCTTAGCGAGGAGAAACCGGAGATTGAAGTCGAGGTTTATTCCGGGAAACAGCCATTATATTATTATATTCTCGGGGTTGAATAA
- a CDS encoding small, acid-soluble spore protein, alpha/beta type, with protein MTETKKDTTSELENLKYEIAQEMGLTQKKTKRKSKNREDVTNNE; from the coding sequence ATGACAGAGACGAAAAAAGATACGACAAGTGAATTGGAAAATCTTAAATATGAAATTGCGCAAGAGATGGGTCTTACCCAGAAAAAAACAAAAAGAAAAAGTAAAAACAGAGAAGACGTAACGAATAACGAATGA
- the sdaAA gene encoding L-serine ammonia-lyase, iron-sulfur-dependent, subunit alpha, with the protein MRSYGELVEKTEKLNKKISDMVLQEECLRTGIPAEQLLKKMKNHYAVMRESVESGMTGEWKSLSGLVGGEAALLEKYRESGKSILGNPVNKAAARAMAVAEVNAGMGRIVAAPTAGSCGVLPAVLLTVQEMSDATEEDAVRTLFTSAGLGMVIAERASVSGAEGGCQAEIGSAAAMAAAAAVELCGGSPDQTAQAAALALKSFLGLVCDPVAGLVEVPCVKRNAMAAVIALTAAEMALAGIKSAIPLDEVIDAMASIGREMSCSLKETSRGGLAVTPAAQKYKDHLAR; encoded by the coding sequence ATGCGTTCTTATGGTGAATTAGTGGAAAAAACTGAAAAGCTTAATAAAAAAATCAGTGATATGGTTCTTCAGGAGGAATGTCTGAGGACAGGTATACCGGCTGAACAGCTGTTAAAAAAAATGAAGAACCATTATGCAGTGATGCGGGAATCAGTTGAAAGCGGAATGACTGGAGAGTGGAAATCATTGTCAGGCCTTGTAGGAGGAGAAGCTGCTCTTTTGGAGAAATATAGAGAAAGCGGCAAGTCGATTCTGGGTAATCCGGTGAACAAGGCGGCGGCCAGAGCAATGGCCGTAGCTGAGGTAAACGCCGGCATGGGAAGGATCGTTGCAGCACCGACAGCAGGATCGTGCGGCGTGTTGCCTGCTGTACTGCTGACAGTTCAAGAGATGTCGGATGCAACGGAAGAAGATGCCGTTCGGACTCTTTTTACATCTGCCGGCCTTGGGATGGTCATTGCGGAAAGAGCTAGTGTCTCAGGTGCAGAAGGCGGGTGTCAGGCTGAGATAGGTTCAGCGGCTGCCATGGCTGCAGCGGCGGCAGTGGAATTGTGCGGCGGATCGCCCGATCAAACAGCGCAGGCAGCAGCATTGGCTTTGAAAAGTTTTCTTGGTCTGGTCTGTGACCCTGTAGCCGGGCTGGTTGAGGTGCCCTGTGTAAAAAGGAATGCCATGGCAGCAGTTATAGCATTAACCGCAGCAGAAATGGCTTTGGCTGGAATCAAAAGTGCGATCCCATTGGATGAGGTCATTGATGCAATGGCTTCAATCGGCAGGGAAATGTCCTGCAGCCTCAAGGAAACGTCCCGGGGGGGACTCGCCGTCACTCCTGCGGCTCAGAAATATAAAGATCATTTGGCAAGGTGA
- the sdaAB gene encoding L-serine ammonia-lyase, iron-sulfur-dependent subunit beta, producing MKVGSVFDLLGPVMVGPSSSHTAGAVRLGLMAAKILGAKVKQARIQLHGSFAETGKGHGTHLALTAGLLGMKPDDSRIREASRIALEAGMETVFENVNLGDVHPNSVRFLLTGWGGEKAEISGSSLGGGKILITEVNGFEVEFTGEYPALIAIYMDYPGMIAEITKLLAGKGINIAQMKVSREGKGQNALAVIETDEPITDILSSEMKKMPMIEQVMFIEPIIDI from the coding sequence GTGAAGGTCGGAAGCGTTTTTGATTTGCTGGGGCCGGTGATGGTCGGGCCCTCAAGTTCCCATACGGCGGGGGCGGTCAGGCTTGGTCTGATGGCTGCAAAAATACTTGGCGCCAAAGTGAAGCAGGCCCGTATCCAGCTGCACGGTTCTTTCGCGGAGACGGGGAAGGGACATGGAACTCATCTTGCCTTGACAGCAGGGCTGCTCGGGATGAAGCCGGATGATAGCCGGATCAGGGAGGCTTCGAGGATTGCACTAGAGGCTGGGATGGAAACGGTATTTGAAAATGTCAATCTGGGTGATGTACACCCGAATTCGGTTCGTTTCCTGCTAACCGGCTGGGGCGGTGAAAAAGCTGAAATCAGTGGTTCATCGTTGGGCGGCGGGAAAATACTGATCACCGAGGTAAACGGTTTTGAAGTTGAGTTCACCGGGGAATATCCGGCTTTGATTGCAATTTATATGGATTATCCGGGAATGATAGCTGAAATAACCAAACTGCTTGCGGGCAAAGGAATCAATATTGCCCAGATGAAAGTATCCAGAGAAGGCAAAGGGCAAAATGCGCTGGCGGTTATTGAGACGGATGAGCCGATCACGGATATTCTTAGCAGCGAAATGAAAAAGATGCCGATGATCGAGCAGGTGATGTTTATTGAACCTATCATAGACATTTGA
- a CDS encoding Asp23/Gls24 family envelope stress response protein — MAKLMETKLGNVEISEDVIATISGAAAIECYGLVGMASRKISDGVSGLLKRENLSKGVSVTLQEEDLIIDLNIIVGYGIKISEVASNVMDRVRYTVETMTGLKVAEVNVNVQGVRFLE, encoded by the coding sequence ATGGCAAAGCTGATGGAAACAAAACTGGGAAATGTAGAAATATCAGAAGATGTTATAGCTACGATCTCAGGTGCGGCGGCAATCGAGTGCTATGGATTGGTGGGTATGGCTTCGAGAAAGATTTCGGACGGCGTTTCAGGTTTGCTTAAAAGGGAAAACTTATCCAAAGGGGTGAGTGTCACCCTTCAGGAAGAGGACTTGATCATAGACCTTAACATCATTGTGGGATACGGAATTAAAATATCGGAGGTTGCCTCCAATGTAATGGACCGGGTCCGATACACTGTCGAGACAATGACAGGTCTAAAAGTGGCTGAAGTAAACGTAAATGTTCAAGGGGTAAGATTTTTAGAATAG
- the rpmB gene encoding 50S ribosomal protein L28 — MASICDVCGKGVSSGMSVSHSHIRSKRTWKPNLQRVRAVVNGTPTHVKVCTRCLRSGKVKRAI, encoded by the coding sequence ATGGCTAGTATTTGTGATGTTTGCGGAAAAGGAGTTTCTTCCGGGATGAGTGTCAGTCACTCCCATATTCGCTCCAAGCGTACCTGGAAACCAAACCTCCAGCGTGTCCGTGCTGTAGTGAACGGTACTCCCACCCATGTCAAAGTCTGCACAAGATGCCTTCGTTCAGGTAAAGTGAAACGAGCAATCTAA
- the recG gene encoding ATP-dependent DNA helicase RecG, with amino-acid sequence MLQSDHWRNSVNRAMKAEEKQGFINTGAVGGFSSFLLDLLAELDGVFSAENLALMQCIAEEYQEVSPYKRRALWRELQELLDKTTSSDAPGIASGAICGTTSEEASGTFRTTEKVLTSLEVQTGSICQPQNLQYIKGVGPQRAKQFEIMGIYTVEDLLRYYPRKYEIRSKRRIQDIQDGEYVTIDGIVTGSLVTKGRVKVVKLNIEQDGRSIHAVWFNQIHIPKQYPDGTKVTVTGKAQWRTRVPELLASEIRKGLYEGPAQKMVPVYSETARLNSKTIREIIQVILPQADRIFDEFFPYEENNLMERRQAIKEIHFPHSAETLKKARERLVVEEILLLQLALARLRSPGPQKAGLVLNQGGALAQKFVSGLPFRLTGAQQRVIQEIFRDMGSIEKPMARLLQGDVGSGKTVVAMAALLQAVGSGFQAAMMAPTEVLAQQHYESLQAAFEPLGVKVVFLVGNQSKPEREQILGQILSGKAQVVVGTQTLIQESVRFNALGLAITDEQHRFGVRQRTLLQDKGENPHVLVMTATPIPRTLALTLYGDLQLSVLDELPAGRKPIITRKISDRSRSSMEKFLKQHVAAGRQIFVVCPLVEETEKSDFVSATQKADELSRIFEGSSVALLHGRMKGQEKEEIMQRFRRGEIDILVTTTVVEVGVNVPNASVMVIEDAERFGLAQLHQLRGRVGRGQEQSYCLLISNTRDSARLNVLCETEDGFRIAEEDLKIRGPGELLGLRQHGVPELKLTDLGTDGRLVEKAYQLLQKVLKDPQKYEKAYQEVSRLYPKEKIGVN; translated from the coding sequence GTGCTGCAATCAGATCATTGGCGAAACAGCGTGAATAGGGCGATGAAAGCCGAGGAAAAACAGGGATTTATTAATACAGGCGCTGTCGGCGGCTTCAGCAGCTTTTTACTGGACTTGCTTGCTGAACTGGACGGTGTTTTTTCCGCGGAAAACCTCGCCTTAATGCAGTGTATTGCAGAGGAATATCAAGAAGTTAGCCCGTATAAACGACGGGCTTTATGGCGTGAACTCCAGGAACTACTGGACAAAACAACATCTTCAGATGCTCCTGGAATAGCTTCTGGAGCAATCTGCGGAACAACATCCGAAGAAGCATCAGGAACCTTTCGTACCACAGAGAAAGTCTTAACCAGCCTTGAAGTTCAGACAGGAAGCATCTGTCAGCCCCAAAATCTGCAGTATATCAAAGGTGTCGGACCGCAAAGAGCCAAACAGTTCGAAATTATGGGGATTTATACTGTTGAGGATCTTCTGCGGTATTACCCGCGCAAATATGAAATCCGATCGAAACGGCGGATTCAGGATATTCAGGACGGGGAGTATGTTACGATTGACGGGATTGTAACTGGAAGCCTGGTTACCAAAGGCAGAGTCAAGGTCGTCAAATTAAATATTGAACAGGACGGCAGAAGCATTCATGCCGTCTGGTTCAATCAAATACATATTCCAAAACAATATCCGGACGGAACAAAGGTCACTGTGACAGGAAAAGCACAATGGCGCACCAGAGTCCCGGAATTGCTCGCGTCCGAAATCAGGAAAGGACTTTACGAGGGTCCTGCTCAAAAAATGGTTCCAGTATATTCGGAAACAGCCCGTCTCAATTCGAAAACTATCCGGGAGATCATCCAGGTTATTTTGCCGCAGGCTGACCGAATCTTTGACGAGTTCTTTCCGTATGAGGAAAACAATTTGATGGAACGGCGGCAAGCCATCAAAGAAATTCATTTTCCGCACTCCGCGGAAACCTTGAAAAAGGCACGTGAAAGACTGGTCGTTGAGGAAATCCTTCTGCTCCAGCTGGCGTTGGCTAGGCTTCGTTCCCCCGGGCCTCAGAAAGCAGGTCTCGTTTTAAACCAGGGTGGAGCTTTGGCCCAAAAATTTGTTTCCGGGCTTCCTTTTCGGCTGACGGGTGCCCAGCAAAGAGTCATCCAGGAAATATTCCGAGATATGGGGAGCATCGAAAAGCCGATGGCCCGTTTGCTTCAGGGCGATGTTGGATCAGGTAAAACCGTGGTAGCAATGGCTGCCCTGCTGCAGGCTGTGGGCTCGGGTTTTCAGGCCGCTATGATGGCGCCGACTGAGGTGCTTGCCCAGCAGCACTATGAATCGCTGCAGGCCGCGTTTGAACCTTTGGGGGTAAAAGTTGTATTCCTTGTCGGGAACCAAAGTAAGCCTGAAAGGGAACAAATCTTAGGACAGATTTTGAGCGGAAAAGCCCAGGTTGTCGTCGGAACCCAGACCCTCATTCAGGAATCCGTCCGATTTAACGCCCTCGGTCTTGCCATCACCGATGAACAGCACCGGTTTGGCGTCAGACAGCGGACCCTATTGCAGGACAAAGGCGAGAACCCACATGTCCTGGTGATGACCGCTACTCCGATCCCGAGGACGCTTGCGCTGACTTTATACGGCGATCTTCAGCTTTCGGTGCTAGATGAGCTTCCTGCTGGCAGGAAGCCGATTATCACCAGGAAAATTTCAGACCGCAGCCGCTCCAGCATGGAAAAATTTCTGAAGCAGCATGTCGCTGCGGGTCGGCAAATCTTTGTCGTTTGTCCGCTTGTCGAGGAAACAGAAAAATCGGATTTTGTTTCAGCAACTCAAAAGGCTGATGAATTGAGCCGCATTTTTGAAGGAAGCAGTGTTGCGCTTCTGCACGGAAGAATGAAAGGACAGGAGAAAGAGGAGATCATGCAGCGCTTCCGACGCGGGGAGATTGATATCCTGGTTACGACAACTGTCGTCGAAGTCGGAGTCAATGTACCGAATGCGTCTGTGATGGTGATCGAGGATGCTGAAAGATTCGGGCTTGCCCAGCTGCACCAACTTCGCGGAAGAGTCGGACGCGGACAAGAACAGTCGTATTGTCTTCTGATCAGCAATACCCGGGACAGTGCCCGGCTGAATGTTCTTTGTGAGACAGAGGACGGCTTCCGGATTGCCGAGGAGGATTTGAAGATCCGGGGCCCGGGAGAGCTGCTTGGGCTTCGCCAGCATGGCGTACCGGAGTTAAAGCTTACAGACCTGGGAACTGACGGAAGACTGGTTGAAAAAGCCTATCAACTGCTTCAAAAGGTTCTGAAAGATCCTCAAAAATACGAAAAAGCCTATCAGGAAGTCAGCCGCCTTTATCCCAAAGAAAAAATCGGAGTGAATTAG
- the gpr gene encoding GPR endopeptidase, with amino-acid sequence MKLSNKSSFLKKMNISLDLAVEAHDLLRGESGQEIAGVIMKKEELQEATVTAIQIINAKGEKELGRPKGNYITIDAPDIKENNYQQHNKIVAVLARHLAGLFNFKEDTSFLIVGLGNWQATPDALGPKVVEKIMVTRHLFHYTPEEIEGKVRQVSAISPGVLGLTGIETAEVIRGLVEHVRPDYVIAIDALAAGALDRIGTTIQLADTGINPGSGIGNHRKGLNEETLGCKVIAIGVPTVVNAAIIAHKTIEELFEQMESEPSLAKIYQQENEQVLMNVMQKALSPYEGSLMVTPKEVDELIERSAKIIAAAINQSIHPGIDGHNFETYLH; translated from the coding sequence ATGAAATTATCGAACAAATCAAGCTTTCTAAAAAAAATGAATATTTCTCTCGACCTGGCGGTGGAAGCCCATGACTTGCTGCGGGGAGAAAGCGGCCAGGAGATAGCGGGCGTCATCATGAAAAAAGAAGAACTTCAAGAGGCAACTGTCACCGCAATTCAAATCATAAATGCCAAAGGTGAAAAAGAATTGGGCAGGCCTAAAGGAAATTATATTACAATTGATGCTCCGGATATCAAAGAAAACAACTACCAGCAGCACAATAAAATCGTTGCAGTATTAGCAAGGCATCTCGCCGGATTGTTTAATTTTAAGGAAGATACCAGTTTTTTGATCGTTGGTCTTGGCAACTGGCAGGCAACTCCAGACGCGCTTGGGCCCAAAGTTGTCGAGAAAATCATGGTCACCCGTCACCTTTTTCATTATACCCCCGAAGAAATTGAGGGGAAAGTGCGCCAAGTGTCAGCGATATCACCTGGTGTGCTTGGCCTGACCGGAATCGAGACGGCGGAGGTAATCCGCGGACTGGTTGAACATGTCCGTCCGGATTATGTGATCGCAATCGATGCCCTGGCCGCAGGTGCACTGGATAGAATCGGCACAACCATTCAATTAGCGGATACCGGGATCAATCCTGGTTCCGGAATTGGCAATCACCGCAAAGGGCTCAACGAAGAAACCCTTGGCTGCAAAGTCATTGCTATCGGCGTTCCGACTGTTGTCAATGCTGCAATCATTGCGCATAAGACTATCGAAGAGCTTTTTGAACAAATGGAATCCGAACCTTCCCTGGCCAAAATTTATCAACAGGAAAATGAACAGGTCTTGATGAATGTCATGCAGAAAGCCTTGTCGCCTTACGAGGGCAGCCTGATGGTTACACCCAAGGAAGTCGATGAATTAATTGAAAGAAGCGCTAAAATTATTGCTGCAGCAATCAACCAGAGCATTCATCCCGGAATTGACGGCCATAATTTTGAGACCTACCTCCATTAA
- a CDS encoding thiamine diphosphokinase has translation MKVAVVANGEWDAAWGRGELAGNHIEMLICADGGGNKAIASDRIPDVLIGDLDSITKENLEKCIAAKTTVKQYPCEKNETDLELAVAYADTYLDSQGCFQDEIVLYAAGGKRLDHLMGNISIMIAYAEKGRRLKMKDPRSDAWVMLQGKENIKGSIGQQLSIVALSDDARVSAEGLYYQLDMLNLAHNSPRGISNVFTDKDISIEIHEGKVLIYVQMPC, from the coding sequence ATGAAGGTTGCAGTCGTGGCAAACGGAGAATGGGATGCTGCGTGGGGCCGCGGCGAACTCGCCGGGAATCATATCGAGATGTTGATCTGCGCGGACGGAGGCGGCAACAAGGCCATCGCTTCGGACAGAATCCCTGATGTATTGATCGGGGACCTCGATTCCATTACAAAAGAAAATCTGGAAAAATGTATAGCGGCCAAAACAACCGTCAAACAATATCCCTGCGAAAAAAATGAGACGGATTTAGAGCTCGCTGTGGCCTATGCAGATACATATTTAGATTCTCAGGGATGTTTTCAGGACGAAATCGTCCTTTATGCCGCCGGCGGTAAAAGGCTGGATCACCTGATGGGGAATATCTCAATCATGATTGCGTATGCTGAGAAAGGCAGACGGCTGAAGATGAAAGACCCGAGATCCGATGCTTGGGTGATGCTTCAGGGTAAAGAGAACATCAAGGGCAGCATTGGTCAGCAGTTGTCGATCGTCGCCTTATCCGATGATGCCCGGGTATCTGCCGAAGGGCTGTACTATCAGCTGGATATGCTAAATCTTGCGCATAATTCCCCGCGTGGAATCAGCAATGTGTTTACGGATAAAGATATTTCGATTGAAATTCATGAAGGCAAAGTTCTGATCTATGTTCAGATGCCTTGTTAA